The Methanomassiliicoccales archaeon region GTCCTCTGCAGGCGTAAGAAGAATAACCTTGCTGGAATGTTCTGCCGCCAATAACATTCCCTGAGATTCAACTCCTCTTAGTTTGGCGGGTTGCAAGTTTGTTACAACAACGATTTTCTTTCCAACAAGCTCTTTTTTGTCATAGTAACCTCTCAAACCGGCAACAAGTCTTATTCTTTTCCCGATGTCGACCTCGAGAACATATAATTTGTCGGCATTTGGATGATCTGCGGCACTGATGATCTGACCAACTTTCAAATTCAATTTTTCAAACTCTTTGAACATTGCTGTTTCCTCCGTAATCTCGATTTTTGAAAAGAGTGGGCGAGGCTCCTTCAACCTCTGACCTGGAACAACGGGGATAAAGATCCAGTTCCATCCTTTACTCAAAAGGCTCTCCTCATAACCCAACAAAGACCAAAGATCAAAGGCTGAGCGGGGCAAGAACGGGTAAGAAAGAACAGCGAGTGCTTTGACGATCTCAAGGTTCAAATTGAGAACGGATCCACATCGATCCTTGTCTTGTTTCAACAGAGCCCAGGGCGCAACGCCATCAAAAAACTTGTTCCCGAATTGAGCTAGATCCATTACCGCTTTTAGCGCTTTTTTGAACTGACAGGTTGAAAGATACTGGTCAACCTCCTCTGCCGCGGAAGAAATCGCAGCGGTGACTCTCCTTTTCTCCTCATCCATGCCATTACACGAAGGGATCGATCCAAAGTTGCGGTAAGTAAAGCTCAGAACCCTGTGATAATAGTTACCAAGCGTAGCCACGAGCTCGTTATTTATTTTGGCTTCAAAATCATCCCAATCGAATTCACTATCCCTATTTTCCGGCATATTTGCTGTTAAGTAATATCTGATAATATCTGGGTCAAAACGTGAAAGCATGTTGGGAATATCGATGCTTACCCCCCTGCTCTTCGAGAATTTCTCTCCCTTAAAAGTGAGATATTCATTTGCAGGAACGTCGTATGGAAGGTTAAGACCACCATATCCCATCAATATAGCCGGCCAGATAATCGTATGGAACGGAATGTTGTCTTTTCCAAGGAAATAATAGTGCTTGGAATCTGGATCCATCCAAAAATCTTTCCACTTCTCCGGATTTCCCGTCATTTTAGCCCACTCGATCGATGCAGAGAGATACCCAATGACGGCCTCGAACCATACATAAATGACTTTGTTTTCCCAGCCAGGTAACGGGACAGGTACTCCCCAAGTCATATCACGGGTGATTGGCCTGTCATTCAATCCTGCCTCAAGCCAATTCCTTGTAAATGTCTGAACATTGGGCTTCCAATAGGGCTTGTTGCTGACATAGTCCAAAAGAGATTCGTTGAACGCGCTAAGTTTGAAAAAATAGTGTTCCGTTTCTTTAAGCACTGGCCGCGAGGAGCAAATCGTACAAACCGCATCATTCAGCTCACCGGGGAGGAATGTAGTCCCACACTTGTCACACTGGTCACCTCTGGCCTTTTCGTACCCACAGTTCCCGCACCGACCTTCCACATACCTATCTGGAAGGAATCTCCCGCATTTTTCGCAGTAATACTGCAGTGTCTCTTTCTTGTAAAGATGTCCTTTTTCAAGAAGCTTGAGAAAAACGTCGTGTACGACGGCAAAATGATTTTCCGTATGGGTTTTCGTGAAGAGATCAAAAGTGATCGACATACCTCTGATCGCTTCAGAATTTATCCGGTGGTATCTCTCCGCAATTTCCTCTGGAGAAACACCTTCCTTTTCAGCTTTGACTGTAACTGGAGTCCCATGCTGATCTGATCCCGAGACCATTAAGACCTCATTCCCTTTAAGCCTGTGATACTTAGCAAAAATGTCACCTGGCAGTAGCGAGCCCGCAACGTGTCCTAGATGTATCGGACTGTTTGAATAAGGCCACGCAGTGCAAACCAGGACCCTAGCCATATGGAACGAGGGTGAATGAATCACATAGGATTTAAGTTTGACCATTTACACCACAAACAGTGAACAAAAGATCCAGAAACGGCGATCTAAGTTTGAAGAAAAAAGACGATGCCCACTTTTGACAGTTTACGGTCGAAAGAACTAAAAGACTCAGCAAATCCCAAAAAAAAGACCACAACCCTCGAAAACAATATTGGCAGATCTTCGAGTTCCTGCATAGCGCCCTAAGAAGTTTCATGATGACATTGGAATAATATAAAGGATAGAGAATATAAGGGATAAAGAAACGGGTTTTCGAATCGCCATGCATATCCATATTATATGCCGTTCATCTATAGAATAGAATGGCCTGTGTCGTATTTTTCTTTATAGCATAATCAAATGAGATCAAACAATAAATAAGAGCATTTAATGTTTGAATAGCAGAAATTAAACCGTTGGTCCAATCTATGAATACTATTTTCGCCTTATTTTTCAGCATTTCGATAGATTCCTATCATACCACGTAAAGACCATGCTAGTGGAAATCTTTTGATTACTCGGTCAAACGGATCGTGTCCGAACCGAATTCCATAGATTTCCTGAGTCACTCTGTTCGCATGCCGTTTAGAAGAATCGCAGCCAGACATAAGGCTTTGATGCTCAGGTATTGAGCGACATAAGATCATGCGATTAGGAACTTTTTTTAATAGCATCATTATTGCTGAGAATGTGCGGATTGCGACATTGCTCAAAGATCGTTGTCAGCCAAAGAAGTGCAATTTGGAGTGCATCAAGTACTGCCCGAAAGTCAGAACTGGTGTCGAAACCATCGTAATTGGAGAGAGAGGAAAACCTGTCATTTCCGAAGAACTCTGCGTGGGATGTGGTATTTGTGTTCATAAGTGTCCCTTTGAGGCGATAAAGATTATTGGTCTACCAGAAGAGCTGGAAAAGGATCTGGTACATCAGTATGGTCGGAATGCCTTCAGGTTATACAGGCTTCCTGTACCTAAAGAAGGGATGGTCACAGGTATACTTGGACCAAACGGGATTGGTAAAACGACAGCACTCAAGCTCCTATCAGGTGAAGAAGTGCCGAACCTTGGCAATTACGAAAATCCTCCTTCGAAAACAGAGGTTCTCGAGCACTTCGCTGGATCGGAACTCCATGATTATTTAGAAAAACTATACTCGGGCGACATCAAAGTTTCATTTAAGCCGCAATATGTCGATAAGATTCCAACAGCCTACAAAGGTCGCACACGGGATCTTCTCTCACGAGTGGCCGAACGCATGTCTATCCATGAGGTTGCAGAAAGACTCGATATAACAGACACACTTGATCGAGATCTAGGGGAGCTTTCTGGCGGGGAATTGCAGAGGGTTGCAATTGCCGCGGCACTGCTGAAGGATGCTGACATTT contains the following coding sequences:
- the metG gene encoding methionine--tRNA ligase, whose translation is MARVLVCTAWPYSNSPIHLGHVAGSLLPGDIFAKYHRLKGNEVLMVSGSDQHGTPVTVKAEKEGVSPEEIAERYHRINSEAIRGMSITFDLFTKTHTENHFAVVHDVFLKLLEKGHLYKKETLQYYCEKCGRFLPDRYVEGRCGNCGYEKARGDQCDKCGTTFLPGELNDAVCTICSSRPVLKETEHYFFKLSAFNESLLDYVSNKPYWKPNVQTFTRNWLEAGLNDRPITRDMTWGVPVPLPGWENKVIYVWFEAVIGYLSASIEWAKMTGNPEKWKDFWMDPDSKHYYFLGKDNIPFHTIIWPAILMGYGGLNLPYDVPANEYLTFKGEKFSKSRGVSIDIPNMLSRFDPDIIRYYLTANMPENRDSEFDWDDFEAKINNELVATLGNYYHRVLSFTYRNFGSIPSCNGMDEEKRRVTAAISSAAEEVDQYLSTCQFKKALKAVMDLAQFGNKFFDGVAPWALLKQDKDRCGSVLNLNLEIVKALAVLSYPFLPRSAFDLWSLLGYEESLLSKGWNWIFIPVVPGQRLKEPRPLFSKIEITEETAMFKEFEKLNLKVGQIISAADHPNADKLYVLEVDIGKRIRLVAGLRGYYDKKELVGKKIVVVTNLQPAKLRGVESQGMLLAAEHSSKVILLTPAEDVPVGTPVNSGMNQSDRVLSFPDFQKLRLLVGEVIDSRTIDIGRSVKIEVRNAVLKKGSKIAVFLPSQDASVGLPLLTDNGIPITVDGEIENGALIR